The Chondrinema litorale nucleotide sequence GCCAAATTACTTATAGCAGGAAAGCGAAAGGTGCTACAACTAGCTGTTTTTACTTCCAGCTACAGTAACTACCGTTTTGCCTACTTGTATCATCGTCAAGATACCTTAGCATTTATGGATGCCCATGTAAAATTTTTTGAACATACTGCTGGAGTATACCATCAAATGGTTTATGATAATATGCGGATAGTAGTAGCCCGATTCATAGGTAAGAATGAAGCGGCTGCAAGCAAGGAGCCTACACAAGCTCTATGTAACTTAAAAGCTCATTATCGCTTTACTCATAGGTTTTGTAATGCAGGTCGTGGTAATGAAAAAGGTCTCCGAGACCCGGACATGTAGAGCGAAGTGTGGAATATATTAGAAGAAAAGCTTTTAGTATTCATGATGAATTTAGTTGTATTGAAATGGCTCAGCAACATTTAACAGAAGTGGTTCAACAGCTCAATCAAATTAAGCAACAAAATACTGATACATCTGCACAATCTCTTTTTGAAAAAGAAAAACCTTTTCTTTGGTCAGTTGCTAATACCTCTTTTGCTAGCTATATAGTGGAGCAACTTAGAGTGGATAAGTATGCAACATTTAGTTATCGCGGTAACCGGTACTCAGTGCCAGATTACCTTGTAGGAGAGTTTGTAGACGTAAAAATTGCTAGTGAAACATTAACTGCCTATTATCAGGATACATTGTTATGTACTCATGCACGTAATTATGGGAATCACCAATGGGTTATACAACTAGATCATTACTTATCTACTTTTCATAAAAAACCATCAGCCCTCCCACAGAGCGAAGCATTTTATCAAAGCGCTCCGTTCCTAAGGCAACTATATACTACTCATTTTACTGAATCAGCTAGAGATTTTGTAGAGCTTTTATTGCATTGTCAGCAGCATCAGGTTGGAGTGGATCGGTTACGGGAGGCCTATCAACATTTATTAAAGGTATGTCCTACCAGTGTCAACACAGAAAAATTAGTGGCTATACTAGGCAATAAACCTATTGATCAAACTCAAAAAAAAGAACAACAAGATCAAATAGCTATTGCCTCTATTAAACACCTACAAGCTCTTTCTAATTTAATTTAAGCTAATTATGAAAATAGATGTAAAAGAACAAATTATCAAATATGGGAAAGAACTTCACCTTCCAATCTTCCGTCAGATGTTTGATGACTATGCTAGACAAGCTGCTAAAGAAACATTGAGTTATGAGGAGTATCTATTGATGCTTATGGAAGCTGAGTTTGACAACAGGATAGAAAATCGTAAAAAAGCTTATATCAGACAGGCTGGTTTTCCACAGAAACACTATTTGCATGAGTTGGAAAGAGCACTTTTACCTAAACCAGCTATACAAAAACTTCCAGAATTAGAACGATTAGACTTTATCCAAGAAGGAAGAAACTTAGTATTAGCTGGTAATCCTGGAACAGGGAAGACTCATATTGCTACAGGATTGGGTATTAAAGCTTGCCAACAAGGCTTTAAAGTTCTATTTGTTACTGTACCTCGTCTACTCACACAATTACGTGAATCACACACAGAACGCACTTTGAGGCAAACTGAAAGTAGGTTCGAAAAATAAGATGTCGCCGGCTAGGCTTAGTAATATGTGATGAATTTGGATATGTATCTTTCGACAAGCAAGGTGCTGAAATGTTATTTACTCATCTATCTTTGAGAGCTGGAAGAAAGTCTACTATCATCACAACGAACCTATCTTTTGATCGATGGAATGAGCTGTTTGGTGATCCTGTATTAACGACTGCATTAGTAGATAGGCTTACCCATAAAGCACATATCATCAATATGAGTGGTGAATCTTATAGATTAAGACAAACCAAGGAGTTAATAGACAAAAACAATAAATGAAAAATAAACATCCCAATGTCAGAGCACCGAGTTCAAGAGTAAACAGACAAGGATCCTTGTCTGTTTACTCTTGATAAATAACTTTAAATGGTATACTTTTAAACTGAAACGCTGGTACACTTTTCAAGTGAAATAAACAGAAATACCATCTAGTATTACAACCAAAAGAAGAACCTACATGAATATCATAATCATAGTAACTTGCGCAACTATATAAATTACAACTGTACCCTACTACTATACCTTCTACAATAAAACATGCATATAATCCCTATTTATGTTATGTAAAAACTTTCTCTAACCCCTTCCCTACTCCTCTAAAATTCTATTCTCCCTCTACCTGCCTTTTAAAAATTTTTAGCCACCTCTACAACCTATTTTCTATGGTCAAAACCACCGATTCCTGTAAATTTCAAACCATCCAAATTTTATTTGGGAGTAAAAATTGCTTTCTCTCATAAAAAGATTGACTCGCAAATATGAAACAAATAAAATGTACCTGGATCATTTAGTAAATACTAAGTAGTCACATCATTTTTTAGAGTTTTAAGTACTTGACTCCCTCAGAAGGCAAAAAATCTAGCATTATAATGAAAAAAAACTTTACCCCCGTTTCGGGGAAAAGTACTATAGGCTGTCCATCTAAGGATTATAATGTATCACTTAACATGGCAAAACAGCCTTGAATTTAATAATGCAGTAAAGGGAAAAACAAAGATGTTCTCCCCTTCTCAAATATATTCTGAATTTAGATTTGGGTAAAAACTTTCTCAAGCAATGCTTTCGTAGCTTTTATACCTTCGTCTTCTGATAGGCCGGTACCTTCATACTCGATGCCTACATAACCTTCAAAACCAGCATCTTTTACAATTTTCATAATTCTAAAATAATCAGAATGTACTTCATTACCTTCTGCATCAAAATCGTGGGTTTTGGCACTTACACCTTTGGCATAAGGCATAAGTTCTGCTATCCCTTTGTAACGATCATATTCTTCGGCACAACCATCAGCAGTTCTCTCTATGCAAAAATTTCCGAAATCTGGCAAAGTGCCAACATTGTCCATCCCTACGTTCTGCATTACACCTGCTAACCAAGCTCCATTAGATGAATAACCCCCGTGATTTTCTACTAAAATGTTTATCCCTTTTGACGCGCCATATTCTCCTAATTTACTCAATCCATCTACAGCATTTGCAGCTACTTCTTCTGGAGTGCCCTCTCCTGCTGCATTCACTCTTATGGATTTAGCACCTAAAAACTTGGCAACTTCAACCCACTTGTAATGGTTTTCTACTGCTTGCATCCTTGCTGTAGAATCTGCATCGCCTAAATTACCCAATGCATCACACATGATCAATCCAACAGAAACACCTGCATCATCACATTTTTTTTTGAAAGCCTCCCAATATGCCTGATCGTTTGCTTTACCATAGTAAAAGGTATTCACCAACTCAATAGTATTAACTCCATAACTAGCTGCGATACTTGGAAAATTGTCTGGATTTAAATCACCTTGCAAAAGCTCTTCTGGAGCTTCTTGTAACATTTTACCAAAGGCTGCCCAATCGCCATTAAGTGAAGGCCCGAAAAATGATTTGTGTAAAGACCACTGAGCCAACGATATCTTAAACGGCTGCTTTTCAGCTTCTACCTCATTTTCCTCAGTACTTGTTTCAGTTGTATTTTGTTTTTCTGTACTGCACGAAGCTAACTGCATAGCCACTAAAATCAAAATAAATAATCTCAAAGTAATATACTTCATTTTCAAAATCATCTTTTATGTTTATCAATTGCAAATGTGAATTTATAGATTAAAGAGCTAATTGAAAAAGGTTGAAATAATCTTATCTAAAAATTCTGGCTTTCCTTTAAGCTGTTTTTTTTAAGGCTATAGAGGGCAAATCTTAGTAAGCCTAAAAACCTCTATAATCAAAACCACCAATCCCTGTAACATTCATCCCATCCAAATTTTATTTGGGAGTAAAAATTGCTTACCTTTCCTTTGTAAAAAGAATCGATTGCAAATATGGAATTAATAAAAATATATCAAGGGAATTTAGTAAGTGCGAAGGAGTTGCATGCATTTTTGGGAGTTGGTAGAGACTTTAGTACTTGGTTCTCTCAGCGGGTAAAAAGATATAGCTTTATAGAGAAAAAAGACTTTACCCCCATTTCGGGGAAAAGTACTGGAGGGCGTCCATCTAAAGATTATGCAGTAACACTCAGCATGGCAAAACAGCTTGCTATGGTGGAGAATAACGATAATGGAAGGGCTGCAAGGGAGTATTTTATTCAGGCTGAGGAGGCGCTTAAAGCTCTCGCAAAAAACAAACGATTCGAAACCTTTACCAAACTAGAAACCACCAAAGAAAAGTTTAAAAACACCCTTTTAGACAAAGGCCTCACTGAAGAAGATTACATTGAAATTGATGCTGCTGGTCGTAAAGTATTTTTAAATGGCAAAGAAATTCCGGATGAGCAACTAGAAACCATATTACTATCTGCAAGGGATTTTGCTACCAACATGACACAATACGATATGCTCAAAGATGGCCTTAATCTCTATGATGATATCGAAGCATCAAACAAACAAAACCATACAGTGGTGAGAAAAACCTTGCTTGATAAAGGCATTGAACCTGAAAACCTGCCAGCAAGAGATGATATTAAAAAGCTGAAAGAGTAAACAGTAAGCTCATCATATCAGCCTGATAGTTAATGGCACCGATCACGAGTAAAGCAAACAAGATTTGTCATATGGTGTCTTTGGGTTTTGCAATACAAAAAATATTAACAAAGATCGGTTTTGGTCTTACTACACAACAGTAGTTCGGCATAAACGCTAAAGCCTCAACACAGTCCTTTTATTCCGCGTGCTCTGTTGTTTTAAGTAATCCGCTACAACCGAAAGACTGGTCAAATTATTTGTTTCATTCAAAACCTAAAGACCATGTCTAAAATCAAATTTGATGCTTTACAAATTCCCGAAATCAAAATCAGTTATTCAGCCAAAATTCCGGCTAGCCAGAGACCTAAAGTCAATACATCTGCTCAAGCAGCAGCGCTTTTCAGAAACCATTGGGATAAAGATCAGCTAGGTTTTGTTGAAAGTTTTAAAGTAATGTTGTTTAATAGAGCAAATCGAGTTTTAGGTATTTATACAGCATCTATTGGTGGCATATCTGGCACAGTGGCCGATCCAAAATTGATATTTGCTACAGCGCTCAAGTCTGCGAGTTGTGGAATCCTGCTTTGCCATAACCACCCATCTGGGAACTTAGCTCCAAGTCAGGCAGATATTAACCTTACCAAAAAGATAAAAGAAGCAGGCAAATTATTAGATATTGCCGTTTTAGATCATATAATCTTAACAGAAGAAAATTATTTTAGTTTTCAAGATAACGGATACTTTTAACTAAAAAAGCCAGTTAAAACTGGCTTTAGTTCTTATTTTTAACGCTTAACCAATTAGATAAAATGAAAAACTTTGATGCCCTGCCCTACGAAGAAAAAATTTATACCTTGGTGATGAACTGCTCTTTTATAAATTCCATCAACTACTACAATCAGAAAGTGGATTTATACCACATGGGCGATTTTTTTATTGAGGTTTTCTACCATCCGGTTACATTTAAGATAGATCAAATTTGTACCGCAGACCGAAGCAGACTCCATTTGTATTCTCCTGTTAACATTGATGACTGATTTTTTAAATCGACCTCAATTGTAGTTTTAAGGGCAATTATCAGCCTTTTTTCAAAGTCTCAATAATGTAGTTTGAAGGTTATAAAAAGAAAAAATTAATAGCGAAAACTATAGGACGAAAATTATACTACTTTTAAGCCTGAATTAAACAAGCTATAACTGAATGAACAAATATATAATAATATTATTTTCCCTATTTTTTTATAACTATCCACTAAAAGCGCAAGAAATAAAAACCATTACTAAAGCTGATTATAAAGATTCCGTTTTTACATCAAAAGTAGACTTTGATTCTGTAAAATTTATAGCACCTGCTAATTTTTATCATACCAAGTTTTCTTCTCAGGCTAACTTTAACAATGCTCAATTTGATTCTCTAGCTGACTTTAGAGTTGTTCAGTTTGATTCTTCTCTAACTGACTTTGCAAATGCTCATTTTTCTTCTCAGGCTAAATTTGGAGGTGTTTATTTTCCTTCTCTCGTTAACTTTAGAGAAGCTAAGTTTGACTCTCTAGCTTACTTTAGTGTTGCTTATTTTAATTCCAATGCAAATTTTATTAAAACTCAATTTTCTTCTAAGGTTGAATTTTCACAAACACATTTTGTTTCTTTAGCTAATTTTCACTTAGCTAATTTCTCGTCTCTGGCTTACTTTAGAGAAGCCATATTTGATTCGTATGCTGATTTTCGAAGAACAGATTTTTCTTCTCTAGCTGATTTCAATAAAGCCGATTTTAATAATTCAACTATATTTGGCCTTACGACTTTTGATTCTCTTGCTGACTTTAGTCAAGCTCATTTTTCTTCAGAAACTTACTTTAGTCGCTCAAGATTTTCTTCATTGGCTATATTTGATTATACAACTTTTGATTCTCTAGCTAACTTTAAAGAAGTCAATTTTGATTCTTTAGCTTACTTTCACAAAGCCAAATTTAATACTATCACTGACTTTAGCTTTGTAACTTTTAATTCTGAGGTTGACTTTCGTAGCGCTGTTTTACCTGATACTTTATATTTTAACAATGTAAAAAAAATTGAAAAGGAGATAGATTTTACTTTTAGTAGATTAGATCCCAATAAAAAAATTTGTAATATCGACTTAGTAGATACAGATATAAGTAAGATTAAGCTTAGATATAGTCGTTTCAAATTGATATTTCCTGA carries:
- a CDS encoding Mu transposase domain-containing protein yields the protein MEYIRRKAFSIHDEFSCIEMAQQHLTEVVQQLNQIKQQNTDTSAQSLFEKEKPFLWSVANTSFASYIVEQLRVDKYATFSYRGNRYSVPDYLVGEFVDVKIASETLTAYYQDTLLCTHARNYGNHQWVIQLDHYLSTFHKKPSALPQSEAFYQSAPFLRQLYTTHFTESARDFVELLLHCQQHQVGVDRLREAYQHLLKVCPTSVNTEKLVAILGNKPIDQTQKKEQQDQIAIASIKHLQALSNLI
- a CDS encoding sugar phosphate isomerase/epimerase family protein, which encodes MKYITLRLFILILVAMQLASCSTEKQNTTETSTEENEVEAEKQPFKISLAQWSLHKSFFGPSLNGDWAAFGKMLQEAPEELLQGDLNPDNFPSIAASYGVNTIELVNTFYYGKANDQAYWEAFKKKCDDAGVSVGLIMCDALGNLGDADSTARMQAVENHYKWVEVAKFLGAKSIRVNAAGEGTPEEVAANAVDGLSKLGEYGASKGINILVENHGGYSSNGAWLAGVMQNVGMDNVGTLPDFGNFCIERTADGCAEEYDRYKGIAELMPYAKGVSAKTHDFDAEGNEVHSDYFRIMKIVKDAGFEGYVGIEYEGTGLSEDEGIKATKALLEKVFTQI
- a CDS encoding antA/AntB antirepressor family protein, with amino-acid sequence MELIKIYQGNLVSAKELHAFLGVGRDFSTWFSQRVKRYSFIEKKDFTPISGKSTGGRPSKDYAVTLSMAKQLAMVENNDNGRAAREYFIQAEEALKALAKNKRFETFTKLETTKEKFKNTLLDKGLTEEDYIEIDAAGRKVFLNGKEIPDEQLETILLSARDFATNMTQYDMLKDGLNLYDDIEASNKQNHTVVRKTLLDKGIEPENLPARDDIKKLKE
- a CDS encoding JAB domain-containing protein; translation: MSKIKFDALQIPEIKISYSAKIPASQRPKVNTSAQAAALFRNHWDKDQLGFVESFKVMLFNRANRVLGIYTASIGGISGTVADPKLIFATALKSASCGILLCHNHPSGNLAPSQADINLTKKIKEAGKLLDIAVLDHIILTEENYFSFQDNGYF
- a CDS encoding pentapeptide repeat-containing protein — its product is MNKYIIILFSLFFYNYPLKAQEIKTITKADYKDSVFTSKVDFDSVKFIAPANFYHTKFSSQANFNNAQFDSLADFRVVQFDSSLTDFANAHFSSQAKFGGVYFPSLVNFREAKFDSLAYFSVAYFNSNANFIKTQFSSKVEFSQTHFVSLANFHLANFSSLAYFREAIFDSYADFRRTDFSSLADFNKADFNNSTIFGLTTFDSLADFSQAHFSSETYFSRSRFSSLAIFDYTTFDSLANFKEVNFDSLAYFHKAKFNTITDFSFVTFNSEVDFRSAVLPDTLYFNNVKKIEKEIDFTFSRLDPNKKICNIDLVDTDISKIKLRYSRFKLIFPDTIYLYEQKSKVYEQLLNVQDKHGFLSGKEKLDKEYQEFKYLENPQNDKSWVIKSVNHLTNFIQKHWWDYGYNKAKIFWWTFIFVAVFSLINWFLFDEMNEGVYEISYVFRPYKNKEKYLWVKWNYTQYKFNISLQQVIPAIIYTSLIFFGFRMSVEHVNYKNKAGVAYVYFQFVLGLVCLAYIANFIILSR